The Saccharomonospora cyanea NA-134 genome includes a region encoding these proteins:
- the menE gene encoding o-succinylbenzoate--CoA ligase: MRVIWSDGRSESVAELTHAVLDALDGGPTVLPLDPRNPVADAVRDAMRPDEPVEPDTAVIITTSGSTGRPKGTLLSARALLASARATHARLGGPGRWLLATPPGYVGGLQVLVRSHLAGTTPVVMDSSRGFRPEAFTDAAREVLASPGPHYTALVPTQLARLLDAGGAAVTLAASFDAIVLGGAAYPDDLRSRAERAGLSVVPSYGMSETASGCVYDGVPLDGVRVRLGEDDRVEISGAVLAHGYRLDPELTAASFAGGWFRTSDVGSLTDDGRLQVLGRVDDMINTGGVKVPARQVEDALTACPGVRAACVVGLPDPEWGQRVAAVVVTTEDVPVERLRDTVRADLGDAAAPKQVRVVDELPLIGPGKVDQGAVRRLLLGHLDRSVADAQQ; encoded by the coding sequence ATGCGCGTGATCTGGTCGGACGGGCGTTCCGAGTCGGTGGCCGAACTCACCCACGCCGTGCTCGACGCGCTCGACGGTGGGCCCACCGTGCTGCCCCTCGATCCCCGCAACCCCGTCGCCGACGCCGTCCGCGACGCCATGCGGCCCGACGAACCGGTGGAACCCGACACCGCTGTGATCATCACCACCTCCGGCTCGACGGGACGGCCGAAGGGCACGTTGCTGTCGGCGCGGGCGCTGCTCGCCTCCGCCCGCGCCACCCACGCGCGACTCGGCGGCCCCGGCAGGTGGCTGCTCGCCACCCCGCCCGGCTACGTCGGCGGGCTCCAGGTGCTCGTGCGCTCGCACCTCGCGGGCACCACCCCCGTGGTCATGGACTCGTCCCGTGGCTTCCGGCCGGAGGCGTTCACCGATGCCGCCCGCGAGGTCCTGGCCTCGCCGGGGCCGCACTACACCGCGCTGGTGCCGACCCAGCTCGCCCGGCTGCTCGACGCGGGCGGCGCGGCGGTGACCCTGGCGGCCTCGTTCGACGCGATCGTGCTCGGCGGGGCCGCGTACCCGGACGACCTTCGGAGCAGGGCCGAGCGCGCCGGGCTCTCCGTGGTGCCGTCGTACGGGATGAGCGAGACCGCGAGCGGGTGCGTCTACGACGGGGTGCCGCTCGACGGCGTGCGGGTCCGGCTCGGTGAGGACGACCGCGTCGAGATCTCCGGTGCCGTGCTCGCCCACGGTTACCGGCTCGACCCCGAGCTCACGGCGGCGTCGTTCGCAGGCGGCTGGTTCCGCACGAGCGACGTCGGCAGTCTCACCGACGACGGCAGGCTCCAGGTGCTCGGCCGCGTCGACGACATGATCAACACGGGCGGGGTGAAGGTGCCCGCCCGGCAGGTGGAGGACGCGCTCACCGCCTGTCCCGGCGTGCGCGCCGCGTGCGTCGTCGGGCTGCCCGACCCGGAGTGGGGGCAGCGGGTGGCGGCCGTCGTCGTGACCACCGAGGACGTTCCCGTCGAGCGGCTCCGCGACACGGTGAGGGCCGACCTCGGTGACGCCGCCGCGCCCAAGCAGGTGCGGGTGGTCGACGAGTTGCCGTTGATCGGGCCGGGGAAGGTCGACCAGGGTGCCGTGCGCCGCCTTCTGCTCGGCCACCTCGATCGCTCGGTCGCCGATGCCCAACAATGA
- a CDS encoding 1,4-dihydroxy-2-naphthoyl-CoA synthase — protein MRQTQVSELFDPAEWDEVAGFDFTDITYHRSRRTRSGKRVVRVAFDRPEVRNAFRPHTVDELYRALDHARMSSDVGCVLLTGNGPSPKDGGWAFCSGGDQRIRGRSGYRYASGETSDTIDPARAGRLHILEVQRLIRFMPKVVIAVVPGWAAGGGHSLHVVCDLTLASAEHARFKQTDADVGSFDGGFGSAYLARQVGQKFAREIFFLGRPYTAEEAHAMGAVNRAVPHERLEAEALEWAWDVLGKSPTAQRMLKYAFNLVDDGLVGQQVFAGETTRLAYMQDEAVEGRDAFLEKRDPDWSDYPYYY, from the coding sequence GTGCGCCAAACCCAGGTTTCGGAGCTGTTCGACCCCGCCGAGTGGGACGAGGTCGCAGGCTTCGACTTCACCGACATCACATACCACCGTTCGAGGAGAACCCGGTCCGGCAAGCGCGTCGTGCGTGTGGCGTTCGACCGGCCGGAAGTGCGCAACGCCTTCCGCCCGCACACCGTGGACGAGTTGTACCGCGCCCTCGACCACGCTCGGATGAGCTCCGACGTCGGATGCGTCCTGCTCACCGGCAACGGACCCTCTCCCAAGGACGGCGGTTGGGCGTTCTGCTCCGGTGGTGACCAGCGTATTCGCGGCCGGTCCGGCTACCGGTACGCCAGCGGCGAGACGTCGGACACCATCGACCCCGCCAGGGCGGGCAGGCTGCACATCCTGGAGGTGCAACGCCTGATCAGGTTCATGCCGAAGGTCGTGATCGCAGTCGTGCCGGGCTGGGCCGCGGGTGGCGGTCACTCGCTGCACGTCGTGTGCGATCTCACGCTCGCCTCGGCGGAGCACGCACGGTTCAAGCAGACCGACGCCGACGTGGGTTCCTTCGACGGCGGGTTCGGCTCGGCCTACCTGGCACGGCAGGTCGGTCAGAAGTTCGCGCGCGAGATCTTCTTCCTCGGGCGGCCCTACACGGCCGAGGAGGCTCACGCGATGGGCGCCGTGAACAGGGCCGTGCCGCACGAGCGGCTGGAGGCCGAGGCGTTGGAGTGGGCGTGGGACGTGCTCGGCAAGTCGCCCACGGCGCAGCGGATGCTCAAGTACGCGTTCAACCTCGTCGACGACGGCCTGGTGGGCCAGCAGGTGTTCGCGGGTGAGACCACCAGGCTGGCCTACATGCAGGACGAGGCCGTGGAGGGCCGCGACGCCTTCCTGGAGAAGCGCGACCCGGACTGGTCGGACTACCCGTACTACTACTGA